From a region of the Helianthus annuus cultivar XRQ/B chromosome 5, HanXRQr2.0-SUNRISE, whole genome shotgun sequence genome:
- the LOC118492117 gene encoding uncharacterized protein LOC118492117: MRPSIRSHMWMNIGSGADTSAWYDNWCSIGPLGNFLTPRTITNAGFSLDDKVADVRANGDWSWPNAWRDLFLVLNQVDNVNIDPNKVDKLLWRDGDDLNDITTSGVWQSIRYRTPEVEWSSVVWFAQCIPRQAFLMWLIMRGKLLTQDKILQWDLHRRKNMNMMCCLLCYQNNDSHSHLFFECNFSAQVWCSVRKKVGMDSVNPKWPDILEWLMPRARSKSVTNYTARLLVAASAYIIWQERNARIFMNQLRPPEVISETILNTVRYKLMGAKLRNTANVQRVLAEWKIGGNSVSDDGG, encoded by the coding sequence ATGCGGCCATCGATTAGATCACATATGTGGATGAACATTGGCAGTGGGGCGGATACATCGGCTTGGTATGATAATTGGTGTAGTATAGGGCCGTTAGGTAACTTTCTAACGCCTCGTACTATTACCAATGCGGGCTTTAGTTTGGATGATAAAGTGGCTGATGTTCGAGCTAATGGAGACTGGTCTTGGCCGAATGCTTGGAGGGATCTATTTCTAGTACTAAATCAGGTTGATAATGTCAATATCGATCCGAACAAGGTTGACAAGTTATTATGGCGAGATGGTGATGACCTTAACGATATTACTACATCCGGGGTATGGCAGTCGATTCGTTACAGAACGCCAGAAGTCGAATGGAGTAGTGTTGTTTGGTTTGCCCAGTGTATTCCGCGGCAGGCTTTCCTGATGTGGCTGATTATGAGAGGTAAACTGTTGACCCAGGATAAGATTCTGCAATGGGATCTTCACAGACGGAAGAATATGAACATGATGTGCTGCCTATTATGTTATCAGAACAATGATTCTCACAGCCACTTGTTTTTTGAATGCAACTTCTCGGCTCAAGTGTGGTGTTCGGTCAGGAAAAAGGTTGGCATGGATTCTGTTAATCCTAAGTGGCCGGATATTCTAGAGTGGTTAATGCCCCGTGCTCGGTCGAAATCTGTTACCAATTATACGGCTCGTCTTCTGGTTGCGGCTAGTGCATATATTATTTGGCAGGAGAGAAATGCTCGTATTTTCATGAATCAGCTTAGGCCCCCGGAAGTGATAAGTGAAACTATTCTTAACACGGTTCGATATAAGCTTATGGGAGCGAAGCTGCGGAACACTGCTAATGTGCAAAGGGTGCTTGCGGAATGGAAGATTGGAGGCAATTCTGTTAGTGATGATGGCGGCTAG